One window from the genome of Natrialba magadii ATCC 43099 encodes:
- a CDS encoding DUF7511 domain-containing protein, producing MTYDADNWSSDTEFGDAQPAETDGESETSPRTPDRADQPDQPDQPDQTAHDHEPLTERDGPTPSVELDHVTIDNGPEADECALFPADAPEEELMTNWISAIEGSFVDLDSMR from the coding sequence ATGACATACGATGCTGACAACTGGTCGTCCGATACCGAGTTCGGTGATGCACAGCCGGCCGAAACCGACGGCGAAAGCGAGACGTCTCCACGAACTCCAGACCGTGCTGACCAGCCCGATCAGCCCGATCAGCCCGATCAGACCGCTCACGATCACGAACCTCTCACTGAGCGAGACGGACCAACACCCTCGGTCGAACTCGACCACGTAACGATCGATAACGGTCCAGAGGCAGACGAGTGTGCACTATTCCCCGCTGACGCACCCGAAGAAGAGCTCATGACAAACTGGATCTCGGCGATCGAAGGCTCGTTCGTCGACCTCGATTCGATGCGCTAG
- a CDS encoding S1C family serine protease gives MNDSRLDRRQFLAAAGAGLAGVVAGCSEPNNASSIEGGSSHEIDHDNRADGSTYTDIYESVIDSVTQVRVFGVDSPLSDSPGRGQGSGFLIDDTHVVTNEHVVAGGQEVDLQYINGDWTTTRVVGRDTYSDLAVLEVDHVPDTATPLTLSEQRPVAGQQVLAIGNPYGLEGSMSQGIVSGIDRTVDAPDRDFSFPNVVQTDAGVNPGNSGGPLVDMNGNVVGVVNAAGGDNIGFAISAALTQRVVPALIEDGEYDHSFMGITLMTVDRFVAEENDLPEATGVIIDEVRPRQPAHGTLQGSHTRTRRGGEPIPVGGDVILKMDGEPIPDRHALSTHLALETSPGDTLELTLRRDSEETTETMVLGAR, from the coding sequence ATGAACGATTCTCGGCTGGACCGACGACAGTTTCTGGCGGCAGCGGGGGCTGGACTCGCCGGCGTCGTTGCCGGCTGTTCAGAACCCAACAACGCAAGTTCGATCGAGGGTGGGTCGTCGCACGAAATCGACCACGACAACCGCGCCGATGGCTCGACGTACACCGACATCTACGAGTCGGTCATCGACTCTGTCACCCAGGTCCGCGTCTTCGGCGTCGACAGCCCGCTATCTGACTCTCCGGGGCGCGGCCAGGGTTCGGGCTTTCTCATCGACGACACTCATGTGGTCACGAACGAACACGTCGTCGCTGGCGGACAAGAGGTCGACCTCCAGTACATCAACGGTGATTGGACGACGACTCGCGTCGTCGGCAGGGATACCTACAGTGACCTGGCCGTCCTCGAGGTGGACCACGTCCCAGATACTGCGACACCGCTTACGCTCTCCGAACAGCGGCCAGTTGCTGGCCAGCAGGTGCTTGCTATCGGCAATCCATACGGTCTCGAGGGGTCGATGTCACAGGGGATTGTCAGTGGCATCGATCGAACGGTCGACGCACCGGATCGTGACTTCTCGTTCCCGAACGTCGTCCAGACTGACGCCGGTGTCAATCCAGGCAACAGCGGCGGCCCGCTCGTCGACATGAACGGCAACGTCGTCGGCGTCGTCAACGCAGCCGGCGGTGACAACATTGGGTTTGCGATTTCGGCAGCGCTGACCCAACGCGTCGTGCCCGCGCTCATCGAAGACGGCGAGTACGATCACTCGTTCATGGGTATCACGCTCATGACCGTCGACCGGTTTGTCGCCGAGGAGAACGACCTTCCTGAGGCGACCGGTGTCATCATCGACGAGGTCCGTCCGCGCCAGCCTGCACATGGTACGCTTCAGGGGTCACATACACGGACACGACGCGGGGGAGAACCCATTCCTGTCGGTGGCGATGTCATCCTCAAGATGGACGGGGAACCGATTCCGGACCGCCACGCGCTCTCGACACACCTCGCGCTCGAAACGAGCCCCGGCGACACACTCGAGCTCACGCTCCGGCGCGACAGCGAAGAGACGACCGAGACGATGGTCCTCGGTGCACGGTAA
- a CDS encoding tRNA pseudouridine(54/55) synthase Pus10 produces MTTLENARALLATGPLCNSCLGRPFADRSFGLTNAERGRALRTTIALADDTDYEPDDPETCWVCEGYCGTFDAIADTIVDALGDVHFETYQVGTQVSPLVEENDRLLREDAGLDPEVGESLKREMNREVGRRVGAKSGAEVDFDRPDVLAVIDLDGFDSFEALESDSVTSHAVDVQINPAFVYGRYRKLERDIPQTEWPCRECGGSGVQLGDDGEEPCDYCGGSGYMYDTSVEQVVRPHVVEAMDGDEGTFHGAGREDVDARMLEEGRPFVLEVKRPRERTPDVAALESEINEAAEGAVEVEGLRLATYEMVERVKEHDASKHYRADVEFSDPVEEDDFETALEELRGTTVEQDTPQRVDHRRAALTRERTVYDTEGELREPTQAEVRIHGEGGLYIKELISSDEGRTVPSLAGLLETDAVVTALDVTGVEGEHEPFEMKMYFRDEPRSDA; encoded by the coding sequence ATGACGACGCTCGAGAACGCCCGTGCGCTGCTCGCGACGGGTCCACTCTGTAACTCCTGTCTCGGTCGGCCCTTCGCCGATCGGAGTTTCGGATTGACGAACGCCGAACGCGGCCGGGCACTCCGGACGACCATCGCGCTGGCAGACGATACGGACTACGAACCCGACGACCCTGAGACGTGCTGGGTCTGTGAAGGCTACTGCGGCACGTTCGACGCCATCGCCGACACCATCGTCGACGCTCTCGGAGACGTCCACTTCGAAACCTACCAGGTCGGCACACAGGTCTCTCCGCTGGTCGAGGAGAACGACCGTCTACTCCGAGAAGACGCCGGACTTGACCCCGAGGTCGGCGAATCCCTCAAGCGCGAGATGAACCGCGAGGTCGGCCGCCGCGTCGGCGCAAAAAGCGGCGCAGAGGTCGACTTCGACCGACCAGACGTACTCGCCGTCATCGACCTCGACGGCTTCGACTCGTTCGAGGCACTCGAGTCCGACTCCGTCACAAGCCACGCGGTAGACGTCCAGATCAACCCGGCGTTCGTCTACGGCCGGTACCGCAAGCTCGAACGGGACATTCCGCAGACGGAGTGGCCCTGCCGAGAGTGTGGCGGCAGCGGCGTCCAGCTCGGCGACGACGGCGAGGAGCCCTGTGACTACTGTGGCGGCTCGGGCTACATGTACGACACGAGCGTCGAGCAGGTCGTTCGCCCGCACGTCGTCGAGGCGATGGACGGCGACGAGGGAACCTTCCACGGTGCGGGCCGCGAGGACGTCGACGCCAGGATGCTCGAGGAGGGTCGTCCGTTCGTCCTCGAGGTGAAGCGACCGCGCGAGCGCACGCCCGACGTGGCCGCACTCGAGTCCGAGATCAACGAGGCCGCGGAAGGTGCGGTCGAAGTCGAGGGACTGCGCCTCGCGACCTACGAGATGGTCGAGCGCGTCAAGGAACACGACGCGAGCAAGCACTACCGCGCGGATGTCGAGTTCAGCGACCCGGTCGAAGAGGACGACTTCGAGACAGCACTCGAGGAACTCCGCGGGACGACGGTCGAGCAGGACACGCCACAGCGCGTCGACCACCGCCGAGCGGCGCTCACCCGCGAGCGGACAGTGTACGACACCGAGGGAGAACTCCGCGAGCCAACGCAAGCGGAGGTCCGGATTCACGGCGAGGGCGGGCTCTACATCAAGGAGCTCATCAGCAGCGACGAGGGGCGCACGGTGCCGAGTCTGGCGGGGCTACTCGAGACGGATGCAGTCGTGACGGCACTGGACGTGACGGGTGTCGAGGGTGAGCACGAGCCGTTCGAGATGAAGATGTACTTCCGGGACGAGCCGCGGTCTGACGCCTGA
- the rnhB gene encoding ribonuclease HII → MPIGVDEAGKGPVLGSMFAAAVHVERETVLPDGIADSKRLTPARRDELAATLREDDRIGVGVAEITTAQIDDPETDMNSLSVRAHAEAIEAVAADTVLEAPITGLCDACDTDADRFARRVADRCGLECTISAEHGADDDSPIVGAASIIAKVERDTHVESVSAAFPDCGPVGSGYPSDPNTRAFLESYVDAHGELPACARESWSTCEDVLAAAEQTGLGQF, encoded by the coding sequence ATGCCAATCGGCGTCGACGAAGCGGGAAAGGGACCCGTGCTGGGATCGATGTTCGCCGCAGCCGTCCACGTCGAGCGCGAGACAGTGCTTCCCGACGGTATCGCGGACTCGAAGCGCCTCACACCCGCTCGACGCGACGAACTCGCCGCCACGCTACGCGAGGACGACCGGATCGGCGTCGGCGTCGCCGAAATCACGACCGCCCAGATCGACGACCCCGAGACGGACATGAACTCACTCAGCGTGCGGGCGCACGCCGAGGCGATCGAGGCCGTCGCGGCCGATACCGTGCTTGAGGCACCCATAACTGGGCTCTGTGACGCCTGCGACACCGACGCCGATCGGTTCGCGCGCCGAGTCGCAGATCGGTGTGGACTCGAGTGCACCATCAGCGCGGAACACGGGGCGGACGACGACTCACCAATCGTCGGTGCGGCGAGTATTATCGCGAAAGTAGAGCGGGATACGCACGTCGAGTCGGTTTCGGCCGCGTTCCCCGACTGCGGCCCGGTGGGCAGCGGCTATCCGAGTGATCCGAACACGCGTGCGTTCCTCGAGTCGTACGTCGACGCCCACGGCGAGTTGCCCGCCTGTGCTCGCGAGTCGTGGTCGACCTGCGAGGACGTGCTCGCGGCGGCGGAACAGACGGGACTCGGGCAGTTCTAG
- a CDS encoding sodium:calcium antiporter, with translation MLGVLTLLALAVVATVVVWQGSIWLESATDQLAVGYGIPPVVQGAVIAAAGSSTPELMSVILATLVHGEFELGVGAIVGSAVFNLLVIPGLAALAGPKEMATTRDLVYKESLFYMLAVAVLLLTFSLAVIYSPLEGTGLQAEVTRGLALFPLSLYALYVFTQYLDATEDELRPDANIDRARAWRWFGLGLVVIIVGVEGLVRAAIGLGNAFGTPAFRWGMTVVAAGSSVPDAFVSIVAARSGRASVSLANVLGSNIFDLLVAVPVGVLIAGALAITFAHIVPMMAFLVLATVVFFAISRTGMLLSEREVWLLLGFYGLFVSWLVLESVGLVNVVPT, from the coding sequence GTGCTCGGCGTTCTCACCCTGCTCGCACTCGCTGTCGTCGCCACAGTCGTCGTCTGGCAGGGGAGTATCTGGCTCGAGTCGGCCACCGACCAGCTCGCGGTCGGCTACGGCATCCCGCCCGTCGTGCAGGGCGCGGTTATCGCCGCCGCCGGCTCGAGTACCCCCGAGTTGATGAGCGTCATCCTCGCGACGCTCGTTCACGGCGAGTTCGAACTCGGCGTCGGGGCGATCGTCGGCTCGGCGGTGTTCAACCTGCTTGTCATCCCCGGACTCGCCGCGCTCGCCGGTCCAAAAGAGATGGCGACCACCCGTGACCTCGTCTACAAGGAATCGCTGTTCTACATGCTCGCCGTCGCAGTCCTGTTGCTGACGTTCTCACTCGCCGTGATCTACTCCCCACTCGAGGGCACAGGGCTGCAGGCCGAGGTCACCCGCGGGTTGGCGCTGTTCCCGCTTTCACTGTACGCGCTGTACGTCTTCACGCAGTATCTGGATGCGACGGAGGACGAACTGCGACCCGACGCGAACATCGACCGGGCCAGGGCGTGGCGCTGGTTCGGCCTTGGACTGGTGGTCATCATCGTCGGCGTCGAGGGACTCGTTCGTGCGGCGATCGGGCTCGGCAACGCCTTTGGAACTCCGGCGTTCCGCTGGGGGATGACCGTCGTCGCGGCGGGCTCGAGCGTCCCCGACGCGTTCGTCAGCATCGTCGCCGCGCGCTCGGGTCGCGCCTCGGTCAGCCTGGCGAACGTGCTCGGGAGCAACATCTTCGACCTGCTGGTGGCGGTGCCGGTCGGCGTCCTCATCGCTGGTGCGCTCGCGATCACGTTCGCACACATCGTTCCGATGATGGCGTTTCTCGTGCTCGCGACCGTTGTCTTCTTCGCGATTTCTCGGACCGGTATGTTGCTCTCGGAGCGAGAGGTCTGGCTCCTGCTCGGATTCTATGGCCTGTTCGTGAGCTGGCTGGTACTCGAGAGTGTCGGGCTGGTGAACGTGGTGCCGACGTGA
- a CDS encoding preprotein translocase subunit SecD, whose product MSANPIGFVKEYWRILLLAIFIAFALVALFIPGGIMADDSLAGDLEEDEENQTIEESMSNIEYGIGLDGGTRVSAPPTGMMVDNIDLESEQHSELESSLYTELGLETADATVRHHEDEDRYTAEVFVDDVSAADFAAVIAEYDADVSEDDVENGVTQETRDRMVQTIEQRVNEAGLSGGQVYQEATVEGSYYIVTEVPGMSPEELRELLADRGDVQVQAYYPDEDGNQTNETVLHGEDDFSRIGVASYNDEQGYNYVPVTVDDTEDADGNSAASEYQAAMNEYGFTSEGIQQCGIQDREAGEFDFDHDQPQWCLLTMVDGEVVDAHSMGDRLGSNMASGEWANDPTFEMITPTQQDAHQLAVNLESGALTAPLDFDRQQTFSVEPALADQFKTYSLLIGILSVLTVSGMVFLRYRNPRVAAPMVLTAMSEVLILLGFAAMIRMPLDLSHVAGFIAVVGTGVDDLVIIADEVMDDGEVSSQRVFESRFRKAFWVIGAAAATTIIAMSPLAVMSLGDLRGFAIITILGVLIGVLVTRPAYGNILQRLLTDK is encoded by the coding sequence ATGAGCGCGAATCCGATCGGGTTCGTCAAGGAGTACTGGCGGATCCTCCTGCTCGCGATATTCATCGCGTTCGCGCTCGTCGCACTGTTCATCCCTGGCGGCATCATGGCGGACGATTCCCTCGCTGGCGACCTCGAGGAAGACGAGGAGAACCAGACCATCGAGGAGAGCATGTCGAATATCGAGTACGGTATCGGACTCGACGGCGGCACACGCGTGAGTGCGCCTCCGACGGGAATGATGGTCGACAACATCGATCTCGAATCCGAGCAACACTCCGAGTTAGAGTCATCGCTGTACACCGAACTCGGTCTCGAGACGGCCGATGCGACGGTTCGCCATCACGAGGACGAGGACCGCTATACGGCCGAAGTGTTCGTCGATGACGTTAGCGCAGCCGACTTCGCAGCCGTCATCGCGGAGTACGATGCCGACGTGAGCGAGGACGATGTCGAGAACGGTGTCACGCAGGAAACCCGGGACCGGATGGTGCAAACGATCGAGCAGCGCGTCAACGAGGCCGGCCTCTCCGGCGGACAGGTGTACCAGGAGGCTACCGTCGAGGGTAGTTACTACATCGTGACCGAGGTTCCCGGCATGAGTCCGGAGGAACTGCGTGAACTGCTCGCCGACCGCGGTGACGTGCAGGTTCAGGCGTACTACCCGGACGAGGACGGTAACCAGACGAACGAGACTGTCCTGCACGGAGAAGACGACTTCAGCAGGATAGGTGTCGCCTCGTACAACGACGAGCAAGGCTACAACTACGTCCCGGTCACCGTCGACGACACTGAAGATGCTGACGGCAACAGCGCGGCCTCCGAGTATCAGGCCGCGATGAACGAGTACGGCTTCACCTCAGAAGGGATTCAGCAGTGTGGCATCCAGGACCGCGAAGCCGGCGAGTTCGACTTCGATCACGACCAGCCACAGTGGTGTCTCCTGACGATGGTCGACGGCGAGGTCGTCGACGCACACAGTATGGGTGACCGCCTCGGAAGCAACATGGCATCCGGCGAGTGGGCAAACGATCCGACGTTCGAGATGATCACGCCTACCCAGCAGGACGCCCACCAGCTCGCAGTCAATCTGGAATCCGGTGCGCTGACCGCGCCGCTCGACTTCGACCGCCAGCAGACGTTCAGCGTCGAGCCGGCGCTCGCAGATCAGTTCAAGACCTACTCGCTGCTGATCGGGATCCTCTCGGTGCTGACCGTCAGCGGCATGGTCTTCCTGCGCTACCGGAATCCGCGCGTGGCCGCGCCGATGGTCCTCACTGCGATGTCCGAGGTGCTCATCCTGCTTGGCTTCGCCGCGATGATCCGGATGCCACTCGATCTCTCGCACGTCGCCGGGTTCATCGCCGTCGTCGGGACGGGGGTGGACGACCTCGTCATCATCGCCGACGAGGTGATGGACGACGGCGAGGTGAGCTCCCAGCGGGTCTTCGAGTCGCGCTTCCGCAAGGCGTTCTGGGTCATCGGAGCCGCCGCCGCGACGACGATCATCGCGATGTCCCCACTCGCCGTGATGAGTCTCGGCGACCTCCGTGGCTTCGCGATCATCACGATCCTCGGCGTGCTGATCGGCGTGCTCGTCACCCGTCCCGCCTACGGGAACATCCTACAGCGGCTCCTGACGGACAAGTAA
- the secF gene encoding protein translocase subunit SecF, with protein MGYFDVPDISYTRYTNRQLAAVPLAVLAVALLILSGSFLLTGTPVPLGMDFAGGAELTVQTTSSQAEIEEAFSVEPDSVQGIQAPGVENQYTVQFAGIEDQDAIQELSSQAETELAQDGDNEIVQQESTASPSFAAQTQQTALLGLGVAFAGMSVLAFLLFRTFVPSIAIVASAFSDIMIPLAFMSVADIPLSLGTVAALLMLIGYSVDSDILLNTHILRRGGDFYESTYRATRTGVTMTVTSMAAMLVMGIAATLFGVELLASIGIILFIGLAADLMNTYLLNLSLLRWYKFHGVRS; from the coding sequence ATGGGGTATTTCGACGTACCGGACATATCGTACACCCGGTACACGAACCGCCAACTTGCGGCGGTACCACTTGCAGTCCTCGCCGTCGCGTTGCTCATTCTGAGCGGTTCGTTTCTCCTGACCGGCACGCCGGTCCCGCTCGGTATGGACTTCGCAGGCGGTGCAGAGCTGACGGTCCAGACGACGTCTTCACAGGCGGAGATTGAAGAAGCGTTCAGCGTTGAGCCGGACTCCGTGCAGGGAATTCAGGCACCTGGCGTCGAGAACCAGTACACCGTTCAGTTTGCCGGTATCGAGGACCAGGACGCGATTCAGGAGTTGAGTAGTCAAGCCGAGACGGAACTCGCCCAGGATGGCGATAACGAAATCGTCCAGCAAGAATCGACGGCGTCACCGAGCTTCGCAGCACAGACCCAGCAGACCGCGCTGCTCGGTCTCGGCGTCGCGTTCGCCGGCATGAGCGTGCTCGCGTTCTTGCTCTTTCGAACGTTCGTGCCGTCGATCGCAATCGTCGCGTCGGCGTTTTCGGACATTATGATCCCGCTCGCGTTCATGTCGGTTGCAGACATTCCACTCTCGCTCGGGACGGTTGCCGCCCTCCTGATGCTGATCGGATACTCGGTCGACTCGGACATCCTGTTGAACACGCACATCCTCAGACGCGGCGGTGACTTCTACGAGAGCACCTACCGTGCGACGCGGACGGGTGTGACGATGACCGTGACCTCGATGGCTGCGATGCTCGTTATGGGAATCGCCGCCACGCTGTTCGGCGTCGAACTGCTCGCGTCGATCGGGATCATCCTCTTCATCGGCCTCGCAGCAGACCTTATGAACACGTACCTGTTGAACCTCAGTCTCCTTCGGTGGTACAAGTTCCACGGGGTGCGATCATGA